The Triticum aestivum cultivar Chinese Spring chromosome 7B, IWGSC CS RefSeq v2.1, whole genome shotgun sequence genome window below encodes:
- the LOC123163199 gene encoding T-complex protein 1 subunit epsilon: protein MALAFDEYGRPFIILREQEKKSRLQGLDAQKANIAAGKSVARILRTSLGPKGMDKMLQSPDGDVTITNDGATILELMDVDNQIAKLMVELSRSQDYDIGDGTTGVVVLAGSLLEQAEKLLERGIHPIRIAEGYEMASRIAVDHLESISTKYEFSATDIEPLVQTCMTTLSSKIVSRCKRALAEIAVKAVLAVADLERKDVNLDLIKVEGKVGGKLEDTELVQGIIVDKDMSHPQMPKRIEDAHIAILTCPFEPPKPKTKHKVDIDTVEKFQTLRGQEQKYFDDMVQKCKDVGATLVICQWGFDDEANHLLMQRELPAVRWVGGVELELIAIATGGRIVPRFQELTTEKLGKAGLVREKSFGTTKDRMLYIEKCANSKAVTIFIRGGNKMMIEETKRSIHDALCVARNLIINNSIVYGGGSAEISCSIAVDAAADRHPGVEQYAIRAFADALDAIPLALAENSGLPPIDTLTVVKSQHVKENNSRCGIDCNDVGTNDMKEQNVFETLIGKQQQILLATQVVKMILKIDDVITPSEY, encoded by the exons ATGGCGCTCGCCTTCGACGAGTACGGCCGGCCCTTCATCATCCTCCGGGAGCAGGAGAAGAAGTCGCGCCTGCAGGGGCTCGACGCGCAGAAGGCCAACATCGCCGCCGGCAAGTCCGTCGCGCGCATCCTCCGCACCTCCCTCGGGCCCAAGGGCATGGACAAGATGCTCCAATCCCCCGACGGCGACGTCACCATCA CCAACGATGGGGCGACGATCCTGGAGCTGATGGATGTTGACAACCAGATTGCGAAGCTCATGGTGGAGTTGTCCCGCAGTCAAGACTATGACATTGGAGATGGTACCACCGGGGTTGTGGTCCTGGCTGGGTCGCTTCTGGAGCAGGCTGAGAAGCTGCTGGAACGTGGTATTCACCCAATAAGGATTGCCGAAGGTTATGAGATGGCGTCGAGGATAGCTGTTGATCACCTTGAAAGCATCTCCACGAAATATGAGTTCAGTGCTACAGACATAGAGCCTTTGGTGCAGACCTGCATGACAACTTTGTCCTCAAAGAT TGTTAGCCGTTGTAAGCGGGCTCTAGCTGAGATTGCTGTCAAAGCAGTCCTTGCGGTTGCTGATTTGGAAAGGAAAGATGTAAATTTGGACTTGATTAAGGTTGAAGGTAAGGTTGGTGGGAAGCTCGAGGATACTGAGCTAGTACAAGGAATCATTGTTGACAAAGATATGAGCCACCCCCAAATGCCAAAGAGAATTGAGGATGCTCACATTGCCATTCTGACCTGCCCATTTGAGCCCCCGAAACCTAAGACAAAGCATAAGGTTGACATTGACACTGTAGAGAAATTCCAGACACTCCGTGGGCAAGAGCAGAAATACTTCGATGACATGGTTCAGAAATGCAAG GATGTTGGTGCAACCCTAGTTATTTGTCAATGGGGGTTTGATGATGAAGCCAATCATTTACTCATGCAAAGGGAGCTGCCGGCTGTCAGATGGGTTGGTGGTGTTGAATTAGAATTAATTGCCATTGCGACAG GAGGGAGGATTGTTCCAAGGTTCCAAGAGTTGACTACCGAAAAGCTTGGGAAG GCTGGGTTAGTCAGAGAGAAGTCATTTGGAACAACAAAAGATCGGATGCTTTACATCGAGAAGTGTGCCAATTCCAAAGCTGTAACTATTTTCATCCGCGGTG GCAACAAAATGATGATTGAAGAGACCAAGCGAAGTATTCATGATGCTCTATGTGTTGCAAGGAATCTGATCATCAACAACTCAATTGTATATGGTGGTGGCTCAGCAGAAATATCTTGCTCAATTGCTGTTGATGCTGCAGCAGATCGTCATCCTGGAGTCGAGCAG TATGCAATCAGGGCATTTGCTGATGCTTTGGATGCCATTCCACTAGCTTTAGCTGAAAACAGTGGTTTGCCGCCTATTGATACTCTCACCGTCGTAAAATCCCAACATGTCAAG GAGAACAATTCTCGCTGTGGCATCGATTGCAATGATGTTGGTACCAATGACATGAAAGAGCAGAATGTTTTCGAGACTCTGataggcaagcagcagcagatctTGCTGGCAACACAGGTGGTCAAGATGATCCTCAAGATTGATGATGTCATAACGCCTTCTGAGTATTGA